Within the Asterias amurensis chromosome 15, ASM3211899v1 genome, the region AAAACGGTTGCATATATTACGAGCTTTTGTAAGGGTTGAATACATTAAAAACAGCTGTTTTCATGACGTTGATAACTTATGCACGCATTTACCGTTTAATTTGTTTAGGCTATCTGTAGTGCTAGGATTACCCTAAGGAGGAATTGTGATCAAAATGTGAATTATTTGACACTCGACAAGAACACCaactttcgagaaaaaaaatatctgaCTGAAACGCAGATCCTCCCAATCGATTTGCAGTAATATTATTGGTTAAACGTGACTCACATGGAATGGTTGCCCAGACGACCTGAGGCACTCCATGTCTATTGGCGCCTGATCTATGACGTATTGCCATAGCAATTTGACACTCGGTGTCCAAGTGATACTTTGAAATTGCCTGGCCACTGCTGCCGGAGAGAGGGCTTCAGAACGTTTGTTGTTTTTACCCCTGGTGAGTTCAATTTAAAAATCAAAGTAGATTTAAAGTATAACAATGAAAACCAATCGGTTATTATCAAGTTGTTTAATTATTGTTAGGTTTGTACACTTGCCTTTACATCAAGTTCTTGATTTACGTAAAGGTTTTaatgttaatttatttaaaattacgTTAAGGATGACTAGTGGGTGTGACACAATAATAGTGTCCAGAACCGTCCATGTTAAAGGAGTTCTCAATTGAATTTTCTTACCCATTTACGAATGTGAAGAACGCATCCAGTGCTGTATTGGAAACAGTACTTTTGCAAACCTCCAGACCACTGCTAGGATAGTAGTGCATGTAGTTAACACACATCTCGTCTTGTATCCCGAATCCACCCTGATGCAATACACAGAATATCAATGAGAGTTTAGTTTAGTCTGGCTACAGACTCACTGTGATCATGACGACAGTGCACCTTTAAGCAGATGggttatgtttgtttttctttcttagaGAGCCTTAAATAATCTCGTTTGTAAATCATGCTGTACTAAATTTACAAAGGTTTGGTAATGATGCTGATTATCATGAAAATGTAATAAGCTCTTACAAACACATCACTTAATTGTTTTAAGTGAAAAttcattgctgacaaaaagtCTGAATCATAGGATCCACATTAATTGTTATGAGATGTGTTAAAATAGTGGCATTTTCACCTTTTGGTAACCCTTTACACTAAATATCCTCAGTATTGCAGAAGATCAAGAGCAAGATTTATGTATAATTTGGACAAAAAGTTTGAATTCagacaaaagtataaaaatactaaaaatcTCTTccctgttaatattattataatattaaggCGTTATCCTTACCAGTGTTGTGTTTCTTCGTGATGATGTATCATACCTGCATGTTGTAATCAGAGCATCTCCCTACGGTAAAAACCAGAAACAATACAAAGATTACAAACCCACCCAAATCTCATTCATAGTACATCTAAATTTAGATCGATAAAACGGCATGTTCTAAGTTGACATTTGTCCTACGGTCATCGATTTCACACTTGCTGGTGGATGTTGATGTAAATCGGTTGCTATGGTTACACACGCACTTACAAACCCATCCCTAGAGAAGTTACAGCTTATACGGAGTGCGTTTGCGATTCAGGTTGAGAAAGTGAATATAGATTGAATAAGAGTTACCTCATTACAAGATGTGAatataaaaaagaaatataaCGATTTCTTGAACCAGTCCAATTCTCCTAAGGTCATTCTATACATAAATTTCTCTCGATTCCCCCTCAGTTTGTTTCTTATAAATACTAAAGTATAGTCAAAGGCAGCTTACCGGGTAAACAGTGACATCTTCTTTGAGTAAACGAATTTCCTGAACAAAGAGGAAAATCACATCTCATAAACTTATTAAGAAAATTTAACTAATgcaaatttatttgatttttaaagGGAAATTTTGCGATTGGAATTGTTTGGGGAAAATAGTTTATTCCATCCTCTAGTAAGTTCTAGGTTTGTTTGAATGTCTGTGTTAATTgaatttaataattatttttaagggGAAACATTGGTTTTGGATTGGAGGTTTGGGGGAAAGCAGTTAATTTGTCATCCTTTGGTAAGTTCTATAATGGTTTATTTGAGTATGATATATTTTACCTGAAACATTGAGTCGTAATGGTTATCTCTATTGAGTTCGGGTATCTCTACTCCATTTCGGACATGTTTGGTCCAGACCCCGGTGCCGCTAAGATGAGTGTGAAGCTGGGACGCAAACACATGGATACCTTCTCTGGGAATTCCCTAAAGAAAGATTTGCAAACACATTTAAAAGTTGCCATCCTGTAAGAAGGGGATTTCAAGTTTCTTTGGACTATTCTGATGCAAAAGGAGCCAAGACGGAAGGGCATTCATGCAGCAAGTGACTTCAGTGGCATGTTTAACTGTTTGACCAACTTGTCCACCACATAATGTCTTGCGTATTGTTGTAACAAAATTAACTACTCTAGAATTATGAAGTTTAGTCGTCAATACTTATAACTTTACAGTGGATTAGTCTTCTTTATTCAGTGATGGCTTCTTGATTTCTTAGGTTGATTTGGCGAGTACATCCAGGATGTTATAAAAGTATGACGCAAATTACGTGTGGTTAAGGGTTTATTCGAAACCACGTCTTTGCTTTGGAGTCCTGCTTTTTAGTGCGAGGTTTCATACAGGCAGACGGGGTCTAGGCCTGAGCCTGTAAGCCTAAGCCATGGTTTCGAACATGCATGCAATTCACCAACCTGGTGAGTGCAGTCTGGGGCACAGTATCCAGTGAGATAGAAACTAGTAGATGTAGGAGGTACGGAGAGGTTTGGTGAGTAGGTGGCTCCAACTTCTAGGATACCGGCATCGTGAGGTCTTAGAAATGGCGTGTAGTGAAACCGGATTCCAGAGCTGTCCAAAACCCCTAAATGAGCAAAAATGAGTAGAATTTCGTCATTTCAtcaataaacattttgagtgaATCGTTGCTTTGTGTTGgccaaaatatcattttacaaCGGTTTTAGTGGTTTGTGCTTGTGTGTGATCAGTTTGataatttccttcctccatggtttgatttACGAAGGGGGACAGTCCCGTAGGAAAGACCTTTTGATTGACAACATGGATAAgattaagaaataaaaaaggaCGTATGTTTTTCGCATATCTAATTACTAAGATATATCTGAGCCCGTTAATTGACTTACGACCGTAGACCTTATCTTCAACATGCCTTCTACTTTACCACCCCCCGCCCCTCCTTTATAAATCACCCTTACCCCGACCCTTATCTACCTTCTCTGTGTCCGAGGTTATTGTAATGAACTTGGAGCATGACGTAGCTGGACTTCCCAGATCCACCAATCGGCACGCCGGCCTCTTTCGGGTACGAAAATGCCTGCCATATATAAGAGATAACTGCTATTATTGAATCGTCATCATAAccatttcaaaaactttgttacatCTTGGAAATTGactttatattgttttaaattgtttatttttatgtagGCCTTTATTAACTCAGGTTCGTTAATATGGAGTCCCGCAAAAAGAACTTTCATGTAGGTTTGTTTGTAAATTGACTCTGTGTTAGGCCGTATCCGAACTGTCGACATCTAGGACTGGtgttaagggtgttgctaaggaccaTATTAAGCTAAGGACGTCATATActgcaaccatggaggtagaaatagactaCCTCCATGCTGCAACGCACGTGACGCAAAAAGTATAGCCATTGCTAGCCGTAGCTTCATCAACCGACCATTCGGACACGGCACGACAATATGCTGGATGGACCTACCCCCCTAAAAACATCCACAAGTGGGTAATAAAATGGGCCGgagaaaaacacaaggggtaagtttagCATTGTTATCcaatttgggtcaaaaatttaaacaatcacAATGAGTAAGTCCACATTTTGGTCTAATTTGggcccccaatttttttttttaacaagcgtTGAGATGCAATCGAGTGGTGTTTGATTAATGTTTTTCTCACCGTTGCACCCATTGCCCATGCGCCAATGACTCTCTTACATGGCTCCAGCTCAGAAGGTTGATCTTCATCCTCGCACTCACCGTTGTAGTCTGGTACTTCGACCCCTTCTGGAACGACACAATGGAATACCTCCATGTGGTGGACGACATCTTCGTTGCCAGGGGTGATCACTGACTCGTACTAAATATAGACCACGATTTAATCACATGTAAACGATGAGGTCGTTATTTTGGGGCATTGAAAGGTGAAGATACAAGGCTTTATTAAAAATGAAGCCCCCCAGAACATGACTGCTGAAACGTCGGTAAGACAACCAACATGAACATCAATCATTGCTATAATTCTTGAGGCTCATGTTTGCAAGGTTGACCAAGTCTTCTTAAACGAATGTGCTTTATTTCTTGCAGATTGCTTGCATTTAAAtctttgtttaaatttcaaTTTAGCATCTATAACTAAGGCATACCTTAATGATGTGATGAATATCTTCAACATCCGGGAACTTTCTCACTCTGCACCAATACGTAGTTACTTGGTTAGGTATTTCAGTCTGAATGAAATTAGAAATAAATTTCATAACAATTAATTGGATTTAaacattttattgtttattttgtacatacAGTGCACTCCATTTACACTGACATCAAAGAGATTTTATGCAACTCAAAATTGTACTATTTCTTTTTGCCTTTTGAAATGATTGATCTAAAAAATATTGTGTTCATCAAACATCGTTGCCTGATAATTTCTTCTCAGCATTGATAAAATAATCATCGTATTCTATCTGGGAGTCTTAAGTTACATGTCTGCCAGCAGCATATTATTTCACTCTGTCGGTTCTCGTTCTCTGTTTTTCTATTACCTTAGTCTTGGTCTCAAGCAGTGTTTTTTCTAAAGTGGTAACATCTGACAGGTGATATCAATGCACGTGTACAGTGATGTCCACGAAGGCACGAAGCAAGGATAGATGTTTCTATGAAGGTTTCATTTCAGTGGAGGCTGATGCTCGAAAAACAATTTCAGAGGTACATCTTATCCGAAACAGAGCGTCTTCAAGGACAAGTGACTGCTCCAGACAATAGGGCAATAATGTTTCAAGATGTTTTATGCGGTATTGGACCATCGATTGGTACATTCTCAAGTGTTCGTTAAATCAACTGGTTTGATAGTTTATATTCTTTGTTCGTGATATCTATAAATTACTGTAGTTTTTCATTAAATTCTTGGGATGCACTTAGGATGTACAGTCGCATCACCTTCTAAGATCTCGGCAGTTTGAAATTGATTATTTTCTGTGGGACAAAAATATTTTAGGGAGAATGTAAAAGAAGAAAGCTCTCTCAAACGCTTGTGATCATCCGATAAAAAGAGATAATCTGTTTGCAAATTGTTATTGAAATGATTGGTATGTTACGGCTAAATTTCGGTAaatggcagcttttcataagatGTTATGTTAATTTTCTAGAACGGGTTAGCCCTTGTTATAATACAAGTTCTACTCACATTGTGCATGGTAATATCTGCAGATTTGACATCTGACGGTACAGGGGGTGCTCGTCTTTTACTCTTTAGAAGCTGGACCCGCCGACTAGCTAGATCAGCATATTCTGGATTGATAAGTCCCGATGAGATCGTGGAGTGGTTCCCCCGGAGATAGATTAAATCCACGGTCCCACCCTTGCAATgatacaaaccataaaaaagcATATAAAAGCTactttatataaaacaaactgtGATTTCCACGTTAATTACACAATTTTATGTGGACGCGTACCCCTCGTTCCCCGCATGTCAATTGAAGTGTGTTGACGCAAGAGTCGCAAAGTATAAGAACCATGTCATAAAAGAACACTTTGCTATTTCTTGGCTAAGAAAAAGAACTGTAATTGACGTTACAATTACAGAACTTTCTATGGGCATATATAAACATTGAAGTGTGATTTTGACGCAAAGGAAAGTTAGAAAGTTTAcattgatcatttttttatataattattaaacCGTTTTTAAATGCATAATTACATCAATTTGATAGTCATGGCGATCACACGTGTCAAACTGTCGTCTGAAGTCGATCTCAAGATGCGCGGGTGATTGGTCGTAGAGCCCACCTCCTGTCACTCTCGATCCCAGGAGAACATAGTCGTCGTTGCCGCCATCTTTAAACATCACACCTTCGCTGTTGGTATACGCTTCCTTCCAACAACAATTAATATAAAACAATGGATTTCAAACTGcctttcatttcaaaaacaCAGTGTTTTTGATCTCCAAACCTTAGTTGAAATAACGTGAAACAATGGAGGGGAAAAGACATTGTGGTGAATTGGCTGTTCTAGGATGAGActcaattaattttgttttctttttgtgttgtattttgatgttttttgtttcattaggCTATTtgcttttctttaaaaaaaaaagagggccTATAATCTGAAGCTTGGATTCATCTTGATTCATCTTGATTCATCAGATTTATAACATGATATTGTCCATAATTATATAAAAGCGCATgatttcaactctttggtgtaGTTAATATCGTTACTTTCAAAAAGTAattgcaaaattcgctaaaatAAATCATGACATTTTCCTTCTGAAATTATGCCGTTGACCCGAAGCAAGGTATGTGATATGTGAGATTCGGTAACGCCGAGAATCGATCGCTTCGTGCGAGTGTTGCTAGTTTATTTAGGCCGTCTGCCAAGTCTTCTGGCCGGGATCATATCGGCAAAGATACGGCCAAGATATTAATTTTCGCGTTAAGAGTTCATTTATACttggaaacaaaaaatattataaagtaTTGAAGTTTTAACCTGAAATACTTGTGATTAAGGTGTTCAACTTTGTGAAACGTTTATTTGAATATGCAGCACAgtcattttaacaaaacaacacaaaccgTGGAATTTGTTTCGTAAAAGTTAAAACAACATACCAAAATTCCACAAGGGAACTAATCGTT harbors:
- the LOC139947996 gene encoding dopamine beta-hydroxylase-like, whose protein sequence is MISTYLVCLCFVHGFLLSMTDGYQHSNLPYHVLLVPEGEGSDRAADLSWAVDFEKETVDFRLSVPLINGESRPRNNREWFAFGMSPDGSLVKADLVVFCFPRGILKVTEAYTNSEGVMFKDGGNDDYVLLGSRVTGGGLYDQSPAHLEIDFRRQFDTCDRHDYQIDGGTVDLIYLRGNHSTISSGLINPEYADLASRRVQLLKSKRRAPPVPSDVKSADITMHNTEIPNQVTTYWCRVRKFPDVEDIHHIIKYESVITPGNEDVVHHMEVFHCVVPEGVEVPDYNGECEDEDQPSELEPCKRVIGAWAMGATAFSYPKEAGVPIGGSGKSSYVMLQVHYNNLGHREGVLDSSGIRFHYTPFLRPHDAGILEVGATYSPNLSVPPTSTSFYLTGYCAPDCTHQGIPREGIHVFASQLHTHLSGTGVWTKHVRNGVEIPELNRDNHYDSMFQEIRLLKEDVTVYPGDALITTCRYDTSSRRNTTLGGFGIQDEMCVNYMHYYPSSGLEVCKSTVSNTALDAFFTFVNGGKNNKRSEALSPAAVARQFQSITWTPSVKLLWQYVIDQAPIDMECLRSSGQPFHGDWKDRLPPLIKFPMAKRRRRCTRPKLYPFLRFR